Genomic DNA from Xiphophorus couchianus chromosome 12, X_couchianus-1.0, whole genome shotgun sequence:
TATCTCAGTCTATGAgcttttttaactttatatatttacatgaatattttctttgtggTATCAATCTCTGCGATTCTGTGTGCTgaggacaggaaaaaaagagatctTTGTTTGGTGATGAGAGATCACATCTCTCTTTTTAAGAAATCCAAAAGGCAGTGAAAAACCATATTCTATGGTCATGACATAGCCAGAGATAATGTTTTGGTCGCATGACTCAGCAGATGGAGTTTATAAAAGCTCCTCCAGTGACTAAATTCTCCTCAGACATTCAAACACgatgctgctgctctgtttgttAACCCTACAATTTCTTTGTATTGTGGACTGCTACCCCAATGGGGCTCCCACCGGTGCCTGTAAGGACATGATGCCTCAGCATGCAGGAGTTGTCCCTCAGACGTCACCAGCTCCGTACACCATTCTCACCAACATGAAGCGATATCTACCTGGCATGCCTGTTACCGGTAAGATCTTCAATACTCCAATAAGAAAAGAATACAGAAACCATTAGATCCATCATTCTTGTTCACCTATTCAATGCAAGGAGACTGTTGTGAAAATATAGACCATCTATGTTTGATGTGGGTAACTTCTGTTTTGTTATGCGCCCCTGCAGTCACCATTATCGGACCGCAATACAGAGGGGTCCTTCTGGAAGCCCGAAGAGAACATTTCAATGATGCTTATGGAAGCTGGAAAATCCCTCCTCCAGACACCAAATTTCTCCAGGTGCCCTCAACATTCAGATAAAAATGTAGTaagaagaaatgtcttctgAAAAAATGTGGCTTTAAACGTGGGTTTAGACCAGTGACGTgtggtcaggggaggcaggtgatcATGGAAGAATAATATAATAAGATaaattgctattttcaccctgtgttTTGTActataaattattcatttttcatttagcttaaccaattttgattattttttcttcaaaatcgctgaatttttgCTATTTCCCATTCACATGCTCTGAAGCGAAGCTGGTGAagcagcagcgagctgagcctcacctgggattgatccacctctcgctaactgcactggctgccattctatcTGTACGTCGccaacaaaatgattaaaaaacatttaatatatgaactgattttccatcatttagcttatctatataatgtacagtgctttttgtcatcgactgtgtgtgtaatgtgatatgtgtgctgaggagcgatcataaacggcagagaacagacttgaggtgaggcaggcagttctcttgcctcatggcagggggcgctcatgatcccagacattgtgactccacgtctgcagagtaagagacactaacagcgagctagccatacagtaaataAGGGAAGCTACACACAACGAGTCAACGTGTAGCTTGGCCgatacagagagagaaaaaggtggtttgagttgtacttcaacGGGTTTCCCCTTTGCAGTGCAGCATaacactaaattaataatatctatatttccaagtttcattgagttaacggaattattctaccTTGGTAGTGCGGCTATGGATGGCATGTGAAAGTAgtatagtctttttgcccttcAATGTTGTCCGCATTTCcgtatgtaaacaataacatgcaggggatCTTATGATtttgattaagtcagtgcctcaccagccatgaacctcaccgcacgtcactggttaGTTTACGTGTGAGTAGACTCTTGATTGTATTCACAAATCTTCTAATTTATCCATAGAAAATACTTGACAATATTAAGGTTGgcatctatttttctttaatttttaaatatgctaTGTTCACAGTGCTCCGGAAATCCACAAGGTGCTATAACTCATGCCAACACCAACCTGAAGAGTAACACCACAGTCTACACCTGGATACCACATGACATTATGCATCCTGTGTATTTCATGTAAAgtcattttttctattttaaattttttcagaCCTTGATAAagatttttctcattaaaatctTTGGTTGTGTACACATTGTATTTTATAATGTTAAAGTGTTggttattttcttcttcagggCCACAGTGGCTCAGCAGCGCACCGTCTACTGGATAAATGTGAGGTCCAACATTCTGCCCAGTGGTAAGTACAGTACAGCAGATTGGCcaacaaaagaaatgcagagAATAGTTGTGCATTATAttcaccaaatatttttgatttttagagGACCTGGGTGGTCTTAAGATGGCGACAAATGCAAGTGCAGGAATTGCTGAAGAAAAccctcttcttctcttcttgaTATATTATTTGCTGATACAGATTCTTGGGTAAACAGCAAACATTTCTTCCTATGACTTTTCGTGACTGTTTTTGTGGatcacaataaaagaaaaagacgtTTTCAGTGTTGATTATTTGAACCCAAAATGATGTCACACAGACTGAACATATGTACTTTTTTTgagattttgctaaaaaaaaacaacaatatagtTATGTCAAGCTAATATATTATGTTGAAAATCAATAGCCAACATAGAGctataattttcttaaaaaaggGCAGGCTTAAGAAAAAGACACTGTTATGGATTGACAGGCAAAAAGTGGGTTACATGTGACATGCAAAGTCTAACTGTGCTGGTTTGTTATTgacttaatttaatttcaagtaTTGAAGAGCTTGTAATGACCTGATTTTTCCACATGGTTTGATCGCTAACCTAGATTTCTAGCATGATTGTGAACACAAACACGAAAGAGGCTTATAACTTGCATCACATCTGTCTTTCGAAGCTGAATATCCCACGTTCTCTGTATCATGCCACTGTTTACTGCTGTTCTACGCACTTGGAATCTAATGAGGAAAAAAGGTTAATAAATTTACCTGTGGCATGGAGAACATCTgatccttttttatttgtttgaaaacaattttgttgGAAACAGCTTAACACTTATACCCTACAGACAATTGCAAAATGGCATGTTTCAGTCATATCAACCATGCTGAAAGTTTACTAGACATATTAATATCTTGGACCAGTTTTCTGAATTTAGGAGAAAGGAGAGGGTACTTCTGCTACAGGAAATGCGGAAAGTTAACGTTTGCCATTTTAAGTTTGCCAACTTGAAAAACCTGGAGATTCTCGCCCTGAGAAAAAGAGAACGCACCAGAAGACAAATGCACTTCCCTGGCAATCCCTACCAGTCTGTGTGGagaaactttaacttttaacttCTCTACAGTGAaatctgtgtttaaaaagaTACTGATTTATTCTGATTCGAGAGTGATgagtaaacattaaaattaaatatgcaaatggaaatgtttgtttatgtggCTGAAGATCTAaagttcaaaatatttgaatttcttcctcttttttacTTTCAAGCAAGCAACATTGTAACATTAATGTATTATCTTAATTGTTATACCTAATTACAGTAAGCTAGATTAGTTATATACTTTTGTGAGGAGCATTCCAGTGAGTGAGAGTTTAAGGTGAATTCATTGTATGGTTCTGCTTCAACAGAGCCATATTCTCACAAGAGGCAACCAGAATTTCAAACAGTCCTGATTTTTATGAGACTGTATAATTGCTGATCAGTAGCTGGTTGTGAGATGTTCATTACTTTTCGTTATCCCCAGCATACAACAAAATGCGTGAAACACGATTAGACCAAGAATCGGCTCAATTACTAAAATTGTTTCACGACAGGAAAATTGCCTGAAAATGGGCCAAAAATCGCATAGTTTATGCCCAGGTTCAAGGTTACAAAAGCAGATTCAAATTTGAGTAAAAGAGGACTTTGAATGAACTCAACCtagattcatttttaattaaaattaaagtattttgaaaaccTCGCATGCATTTTACCCATCCATTTGTGAACCCTTGTCTTAAGTTTGATAAGCTGATATCAAGAAAAGTCGTCTCCAGGCAACAAATACCTAATAGTGACTTTCATGCTTACTTTGTTGACATTCAAAGCTGCTTATGTCTCTTTCTAGTGTAACATCGATTTTTCAAGGGTCTCATGTGCCTGCAGTTGCAGCTCCTGCCAGAAAGTACCCAACAGTCAATTATAATTAGTCTCTCTCCTCTGCGTGCTCGCTATTTATCTAACAGGGGCTCCAGTCCAGGCAGAGCACCAGTGTCACCAGCTGGTTCAATAGTAAATGACTCATTGACATATGGAACACTGAGCCAGTGTCGAGGTCACGCTCTTTGTATCCCAAACCACTGACGGCTTTACCCATAATGACAAAGCCTATGGTGctttgaaaccaaaaaaagcTACTTGGtgcaatcagaaaaaaacaaaagaaaaaaaacacaactgggTATGTTGTGGCTGATGGAATAAAAAGTGCATATTTTCATTGACTCTTTTAATATATTGcataaaagaatattttctgaatgtaaaaaaaaaagattgtgcCTCCAAATCATCGTAATGGTATTTACATGTAAActaatttcttcagttttgaaaattgttgtttttcttaaatgtttttcaccacCACTGCTTTGATTCTGTCAAAATCTCTTCTTTGCTGAGGCATGTTTCAAATGTTGATAGGAAGTGCTGCATTTAATATACAAACACAGATCGTGGGTTgccttattttatttgtcacgTTTTACATCTGTTGGATTTTCATtgata
This window encodes:
- the LOC114155271 gene encoding putative defense protein Hdd11-like, with protein sequence MLLLCLLTLQFLCIVDCYPNGAPTGACKDMMPQHAGVVPQTSPAPYTILTNMKRYLPGMPVTVTIIGPQYRGVLLEARREHFNDAYGSWKIPPPDTKFLQCSGNPQGAITHANTNLKSNTTVYTWIPHDIMHPVYFMATVAQQRTVYWINVRSNILPSEDLGGLKMATNASAGIAEENPLLLFLIYYLLIQILG